One region of Sulfuriroseicoccus oceanibius genomic DNA includes:
- a CDS encoding haloacid dehalogenase-like hydrolase encodes MASAPQNKIAIVYDYDLTLSPLYMQDDVLFPHFGIDPKQFWLQCNALVEEEGYDNELAYLKVILDYLDIDRPTNRDLEELGAKLHFSPGVPGFFDELNGVLTDQHRIAGVEVEHYIVSSGLKALLDGSRLAPQVKAIFGCEFAEGSNGAIAFPRRVISHTTKTQYLFRINKGMLDHRDDVNDHMPAEQRPVPFENMIYVGDGPTDVPCFTLMKRYGGHAIAVYNPNDGSGKSFRKCFQLAAHAERVKHIAPSDFRGGSHLRMLLDEMVTEVADRITRRMRDDREDGRVRAPGY; translated from the coding sequence ATGGCATCCGCACCGCAAAACAAAATCGCGATCGTCTACGATTACGACCTGACGCTGAGTCCGCTTTACATGCAGGACGATGTGTTGTTTCCCCACTTTGGGATCGATCCGAAGCAATTCTGGCTCCAGTGCAATGCTTTGGTTGAGGAGGAAGGGTACGACAACGAGCTGGCGTACCTGAAGGTGATCCTCGATTATCTGGACATCGACCGGCCGACCAACCGGGATCTGGAGGAGCTTGGTGCGAAGCTGCACTTCTCGCCTGGTGTGCCTGGCTTTTTCGACGAGCTCAACGGTGTGCTCACCGATCAGCATCGGATTGCCGGTGTGGAGGTCGAGCACTATATCGTTTCCAGTGGGCTGAAGGCGTTGCTCGATGGCAGTCGTCTGGCGCCTCAAGTGAAGGCAATTTTCGGATGTGAGTTTGCCGAGGGCAGCAATGGAGCCATTGCTTTTCCCCGCCGTGTGATCAGCCACACCACCAAGACCCAGTATTTGTTCCGGATTAACAAGGGAATGCTCGACCACCGGGACGATGTGAATGATCACATGCCCGCGGAGCAGCGGCCGGTTCCGTTCGAGAACATGATCTACGTGGGCGACGGCCCGACCGATGTACCGTGTTTTACGCTGATGAAGCGCTATGGCGGGCATGCGATTGCGGTCTACAACCCGAACGACGGCAGTGGAAAGAGCTTCCGCAAGTGCTTCCAGCTGGCGGCTCATGCCGAGCGGGTCAAGCACATCGCGCCGTCCGACTTCCGGGGGGGGAGTCATCTGCGCATGTTATTGGATGAAATGGTGACCGAGGTTGCTGACCGGATCACGCGCAGGATGCGTGATGACCGTGAGGATGGTCGGGTGAGAGCACCAGGATATTGA
- a CDS encoding peptidoglycan recognition protein family protein encodes MAKRAASGLRWSVWSGLVLFGVVSCGDAGKKAQGGATVAPVYPEVVKVNGDAGLGGREKNAIQVESTVDMSEPVTGFEMLGAEVRTLIDQGIELNGRPDWRGVVIHSSGEPAGSAAAFRYYHERVLGFDEGMGYHFVIGNGRGAADGSVAVGSRWLEGKEGGAVRESSVPRIDICLVGDFSEDPPTKAQMLALRELLAVLESRLGEFALDQVRGHDHVEYNRRPCPGPHFPIESVRAHRKAVPVR; translated from the coding sequence TTGGCAAAACGAGCGGCATCCGGCCTCCGGTGGTCCGTGTGGAGTGGGCTGGTGTTGTTTGGCGTTGTGTCTTGCGGCGATGCGGGGAAGAAGGCGCAGGGTGGTGCAACGGTGGCACCCGTGTATCCGGAAGTGGTGAAGGTTAATGGAGACGCCGGCTTGGGTGGGCGTGAAAAGAATGCCATCCAAGTTGAATCGACGGTGGATATGAGCGAGCCGGTGACCGGCTTTGAGATGTTGGGGGCTGAGGTGCGCACGCTCATTGATCAGGGAATCGAATTGAATGGGCGTCCTGACTGGCGGGGTGTGGTGATTCATTCATCGGGTGAGCCCGCGGGCAGTGCGGCTGCATTCAGGTACTATCACGAGCGGGTGTTGGGTTTTGACGAGGGAATGGGCTACCACTTTGTGATCGGCAATGGCCGGGGCGCGGCGGACGGTAGTGTTGCGGTGGGCAGTCGCTGGCTCGAGGGGAAGGAAGGCGGAGCAGTGCGTGAGTCTTCGGTGCCGCGGATCGACATCTGCCTGGTGGGGGATTTTTCGGAAGACCCTCCGACCAAGGCACAGATGCTCGCATTGCGGGAGTTGCTGGCGGTGCTTGAGAGTCGTCTGGGTGAGTTTGCTCTCGATCAGGTGCGCGGTCACGACCATGTGGAATATAACCGCAGGCCATGTCCGGGGCCGCATTTCCCGATTGAAAGTGTGCGGGCGCATCGCAAGGCGGTGCCGGTTCGCTAG
- a CDS encoding MGDG synthase family glycosyltransferase, with product MQTSATPCPSPAPAGSGRRILVLTAGFGEGHNAAARAIVAALEAEAPGCKVQMLDPLHEGRPRINKLVKKLYLLTIHRTPKLWKQMYTLSDRTSDVSRDPLMVLRRPKKMIEQAIRDFHPDTIISTYPLYPFMLRRAGLYREHADNRFKLITVVTDSVTINSVWTKGPADSFVVTDPLTAKHVETAGVDPARIHPFGFPVHPSIAEAVATQSPEHDAAPSPFKIALFPTGSRTQACALVEQLAAIPASINWRATLVMGKHEPTLREPIEEQMRLSGISNRVDLLGWTNQVPEILASHHLLCGKAGGATVHEARAAACPMLIHYVVPGQEEGNAILLESEGGGSCLNESTKLSDAIVSLAANDFELWHKQRAALKKVAKPDAARNIARWLVQ from the coding sequence ATGCAAACCTCCGCAACCCCATGTCCCAGCCCAGCCCCTGCGGGATCCGGACGCCGTATCCTGGTATTAACCGCAGGTTTCGGCGAAGGGCATAATGCGGCTGCCCGTGCAATCGTTGCTGCCCTGGAAGCCGAAGCCCCGGGCTGCAAGGTCCAAATGCTCGACCCTCTCCATGAAGGACGCCCGCGCATCAACAAGCTGGTAAAAAAGCTCTACCTGCTGACCATTCACCGCACGCCGAAGCTGTGGAAGCAGATGTACACATTGTCGGATAGAACCAGCGACGTCAGTCGCGACCCATTGATGGTTTTGCGCCGACCGAAAAAGATGATCGAGCAAGCCATCCGCGACTTCCATCCGGACACCATCATCTCGACCTACCCACTTTACCCATTCATGTTGCGGCGCGCCGGCCTCTACCGCGAACACGCTGACAACCGGTTCAAACTCATCACCGTCGTCACAGATTCGGTAACCATCAACTCCGTCTGGACCAAGGGACCCGCCGACAGCTTCGTGGTGACCGACCCGCTAACCGCCAAGCACGTCGAGACGGCAGGCGTAGATCCTGCGCGGATCCATCCCTTTGGCTTCCCGGTCCATCCCAGCATTGCCGAGGCAGTGGCCACGCAATCGCCGGAACATGATGCCGCGCCGTCGCCATTCAAGATCGCACTTTTCCCTACGGGTTCGCGCACCCAGGCCTGCGCTTTGGTCGAACAACTCGCCGCCATCCCAGCCTCCATCAATTGGCGCGCCACTCTGGTCATGGGCAAACATGAACCCACGTTGCGCGAGCCTATCGAGGAGCAAATGAGGCTCTCGGGCATCTCGAACCGTGTTGACCTCCTCGGCTGGACCAACCAAGTCCCCGAAATCCTAGCCTCCCACCACCTGCTCTGTGGCAAGGCGGGCGGCGCCACCGTCCACGAAGCCCGCGCTGCAGCATGCCCTATGCTGATCCACTACGTGGTACCTGGTCAGGAAGAAGGAAACGCAATCCTTCTTGAGTCGGAAGGGGGCGGATCCTGCCTCAATGAATCAACCAAACTCAGCGACGCTATCGTTAGCCTCGCGGCAAACGACTTTGAGCTGTGGCACAAACAAAGAGCCGCATTGAAAAAAGTCGCCAAGCCGGATGCCGCGCGCAACATTGCCCGCTGGCTGGTACAATGA
- a CDS encoding HAD-IA family hydrolase, which produces MEKTILFDIGNVLLFFDFHRALTRLGIPDPNKDQELMEKFYTLRDQVEMGGIAPAIFIEKLAELLDFKGTATELVDAYSDIFMPNDAMWKIVRETKGKCRRILFSNTSAIHIDYIFERYPEFSLFDDAVFSFKVGGSKPAPPMYVDAVERLNVDPANTFYIDDVLENIAEGERHGFTTHHYQPSTHAELESELAEFLAK; this is translated from the coding sequence ATGGAAAAGACCATCCTCTTTGATATCGGTAACGTTTTGCTCTTCTTCGATTTCCACCGTGCGCTCACCCGCCTGGGAATTCCGGATCCGAACAAAGACCAAGAGCTGATGGAAAAGTTCTACACCTTGCGCGACCAGGTGGAAATGGGTGGAATCGCCCCCGCTATCTTCATCGAAAAGCTCGCCGAGCTGCTCGACTTCAAAGGCACCGCAACCGAGCTCGTCGATGCCTATAGCGATATCTTCATGCCAAATGACGCGATGTGGAAAATCGTGCGTGAAACCAAGGGCAAGTGCCGCCGCATTTTGTTCTCAAACACCAGCGCGATCCACATCGACTACATCTTCGAACGCTATCCGGAATTCTCGCTCTTCGACGATGCGGTCTTCTCTTTCAAAGTCGGCGGTTCAAAGCCTGCTCCCCCAATGTACGTCGACGCCGTCGAACGTCTCAACGTCGATCCCGCCAACACATTCTACATCGACGATGTGTTGGAGAACATCGCGGAAGGCGAACGCCATGGGTTCACCACCCACCACTACCAGCCGTCCACCCACGCCGAGCTGGAATCCGAACTCGCCGAGTTCCTCGCCAAATAA
- a CDS encoding acetolactate synthase: MSSPIVKQPGDPVMQFSVFLPSKLGTLMRLVKLLEGAHVQVLGMSLHDSTDATVVRVVVSDPDIVEQLFYERGIPFSSLEMIAVELADGAAGLGRCLSALLEGEVNLLFSYPLMNRPGLGTVIVMHVEDTPFGINVLQRNGYKVLFQGDLTR, encoded by the coding sequence ATGAGTTCGCCCATTGTAAAGCAGCCCGGTGATCCTGTGATGCAGTTTTCTGTCTTTTTGCCGAGCAAGCTTGGGACGTTGATGCGCTTGGTGAAGCTTTTGGAAGGAGCTCACGTGCAGGTGTTGGGGATGAGCCTCCATGACTCCACGGATGCGACAGTGGTGCGGGTGGTGGTCAGCGACCCTGACATTGTCGAGCAGCTCTTTTACGAGCGGGGGATTCCGTTCAGCAGCTTGGAAATGATAGCGGTGGAGTTGGCAGATGGCGCAGCCGGTCTGGGGCGATGTTTGTCCGCCTTGTTGGAAGGGGAAGTGAACCTACTCTTCTCCTACCCGCTGATGAACCGTCCCGGGCTGGGCACGGTCATCGTGATGCATGTTGAGGACACCCCGTTTGGGATCAACGTGCTGCAACGCAATGGTTACAAGGTGTTGTTCCAAGGGGACCTGACCCGCTGA
- a CDS encoding tRNA dihydrouridine synthase, whose protein sequence is MQDITDRAFMRVISRLGGPDYYVTEYFRVHRDSHLEKHILAAVTDNQTGRPLFAQMIGMDIPEMVRTARQLLELPVAGIDLNLGCPAPVVCRKDAGGGLLRLPEHTDRLIGTLRESINGKFTVKTRIGYHSEEEFPALLEIFRKHGIDALTIHGRTVTERYQSPVHTDCVKAAVDALDCPVIANGNVVNACSGLEYIQRTGAAGLMIGRGGIRNPWLFDQLRAAFAGRPIPKPTHRDLREYILALHAELEAVGRPPTPERIIHRLKKFLVFIAQGLDPDFDYRIRRVSTKEELLACCDLHLDHDTPLPDLPPENSKLFCGFSDLLPPNRG, encoded by the coding sequence ATGCAAGACATCACGGACCGTGCCTTCATGCGCGTGATCTCACGGCTCGGCGGGCCGGACTACTACGTCACGGAGTATTTCCGCGTGCACCGCGACTCCCATTTGGAAAAGCATATCCTCGCGGCGGTCACCGACAATCAAACGGGTCGACCACTCTTTGCTCAAATGATCGGGATGGATATCCCTGAAATGGTGCGCACCGCCCGCCAGCTCTTGGAGCTCCCTGTCGCCGGCATCGACCTCAACCTGGGCTGCCCCGCTCCTGTCGTTTGCCGCAAAGACGCCGGCGGCGGACTCCTGCGTCTGCCCGAACATACCGACCGACTCATCGGCACACTGCGCGAATCAATCAACGGTAAGTTCACCGTAAAAACCCGGATCGGGTACCATTCGGAAGAGGAATTCCCAGCCCTGCTGGAAATCTTTCGCAAACACGGTATCGACGCCCTCACCATCCACGGGCGCACCGTAACCGAACGCTATCAGTCCCCCGTTCACACCGACTGCGTGAAAGCCGCGGTAGACGCACTCGACTGCCCGGTGATCGCCAATGGCAACGTCGTCAATGCCTGCAGCGGACTGGAATACATCCAACGCACAGGGGCCGCCGGCTTGATGATAGGGCGCGGCGGGATCCGCAACCCGTGGCTTTTCGACCAACTGCGCGCCGCATTCGCAGGACGCCCGATCCCCAAACCAACCCACCGCGACCTGCGCGAGTACATCCTCGCGCTCCACGCGGAACTCGAAGCCGTCGGCCGCCCACCAACACCGGAACGCATCATCCACCGACTCAAGAAATTCCTCGTCTTCATCGCCCAAGGCCTGGATCCCGACTTCGATTACCGCATTCGACGTGTCTCCACCAAGGAGGAATTGCTGGCATGCTGTGACCTGCACCTTGATCACGACACCCCACTGCCAGACCTCCCCCCGGAGAACTCCAAGCTCTTCTGCGGATTCTCGGACCTCCTCCCGCCCAACCGAGGCTAA
- a CDS encoding glucose-1-phosphate adenylyltransferase, whose translation MTNNDLEHQVHVALDQTLAIVMGGGAGTRLFPLTKDRSKPAVPLAGKYRLVDIPISNCINSSVRSIYVLTQFNSASLHRHISSAYKFDRFSDSFVEILAAQQTPGSQAWYQGTADAVRQNLRYFTSGRYKYYLILSGDQLYSMDFRKIMREHLKSQAELTIATLPVEREPAKSFGIMLTTDDGDITRFEEKPSDPAILDELKMSPQRLKENNLPEDSEHYLASMGIYLFNRDAMLDALDNDKIDFGKDVIPTTITRKKVFSYIFQGYWEDIGTIRSFFDANLDLTENVPAYNFFDYLHPIYTHARFLPASKINNAEINKAVISDGCIVTKAKISRCVIGIRSFIDEGSEISNTIIMGADHFDDRAKATENNVPALGIGRDCKIDHTIIDKNARIGDRVHISPEGKPETFDGENFFIRDGIVVIPKGAVIPSDTWI comes from the coding sequence ATGACAAACAATGATCTCGAACATCAAGTTCACGTCGCTCTCGATCAGACGCTCGCCATCGTCATGGGCGGCGGTGCTGGCACCCGACTTTTCCCTCTGACCAAAGACCGCTCGAAACCTGCGGTGCCACTCGCCGGCAAGTACCGCTTGGTGGACATTCCAATTTCCAACTGCATCAACTCGAGCGTCCGCAGCATTTACGTGCTCACCCAGTTCAACAGCGCCTCGCTGCACCGCCACATCAGCTCGGCCTATAAGTTCGACCGCTTTTCCGATTCATTCGTCGAGATCCTCGCAGCCCAGCAAACCCCGGGCAGCCAGGCCTGGTACCAGGGCACCGCGGATGCCGTGCGCCAGAACCTGCGCTATTTCACCAGCGGGCGCTACAAGTACTACCTGATCCTCAGTGGTGACCAGCTCTACAGCATGGACTTCCGCAAGATCATGCGCGAACACCTCAAGAGCCAGGCTGAACTGACAATCGCCACCCTGCCGGTCGAGCGCGAGCCGGCCAAGTCGTTCGGCATCATGCTCACCACCGACGACGGAGACATCACCCGCTTCGAGGAGAAGCCATCGGATCCAGCAATTCTCGATGAACTCAAAATGTCACCCCAGCGTTTGAAAGAGAACAACCTCCCAGAAGACAGCGAGCATTACCTCGCATCGATGGGCATCTATCTCTTCAACCGCGACGCCATGCTCGACGCGCTGGACAACGACAAGATCGACTTTGGCAAGGACGTCATTCCAACCACCATCACGCGCAAGAAAGTCTTCAGTTATATCTTCCAAGGCTACTGGGAAGACATTGGTACCATTCGTTCGTTCTTCGATGCCAACTTGGACCTCACCGAGAACGTCCCTGCCTACAACTTCTTCGATTACCTCCACCCGATCTACACCCACGCACGCTTCCTGCCGGCATCAAAGATCAACAACGCCGAAATCAACAAAGCCGTTATTTCTGATGGCTGCATCGTGACCAAAGCGAAGATCAGCCGCTGCGTGATCGGCATTCGCTCGTTCATCGACGAAGGTTCGGAAATCTCCAACACCATCATCATGGGTGCCGACCACTTCGACGATCGAGCCAAGGCCACAGAGAACAACGTGCCGGCACTCGGCATCGGCCGCGATTGTAAGATCGATCACACCATTATCGATAAGAACGCCCGCATCGGCGACCGCGTTCATATCTCACCGGAAGGCAAGCCCGAGACATTCGACGGCGAGAACTTCTTCATCCGCGACGGCATTGTCGTGATTCCAAAAGGTGCGGTGATCCCATCCGACACCTGGATCTAG